One Bacteroidia bacterium genomic region harbors:
- a CDS encoding undecaprenyl/decaprenyl-phosphate alpha-N-acetylglucosaminyl 1-phosphate transferase, translating into MLVDLFPIGLGGGVRFGVIMFISMCFLAGFSYVINLIFIRFSQKLGTNNYSAVSQDRWSKMPKPIVGGLSFYLIFLISSQLAGIFGFGYFSDNQFLALVLSASVGFFVGLQDDAYNTRPFIKFLGQFLCGLILIIFGNSIHLTDNIILDSLLTIFWVVGIMNSINMLDNMDGITASVSLTILAAVLLINYSSGGGFGLIEWTILATIAALAGFLMLNYSPSKLYMGDTGSQFLGALLAFAGIKYLWNQPLINCDFAAIHQLLLPVLIFLVPIMDTSFVSVARIKRGQSPFVGGRDHTTHHLHYFGITEKLIPITLSAITILSTIIVIAIQLAGSQWQISLYLFGAIFIIIVVLTMLYFYQKGLIIKQQEAESNYSNQNNSTSSLTSAVLN; encoded by the coding sequence ATGTTGGTAGATTTATTCCCTATAGGACTTGGAGGAGGGGTTCGTTTTGGGGTGATTATGTTCATTTCTATGTGTTTTTTAGCAGGCTTTTCGTACGTAATCAATCTTATATTTATTCGTTTTTCCCAGAAGCTTGGAACCAATAATTACTCAGCAGTTTCCCAAGATCGTTGGTCAAAGATGCCCAAACCTATTGTAGGAGGGCTTTCTTTCTATTTGATTTTTTTGATTTCATCTCAATTAGCTGGAATATTCGGTTTTGGGTATTTTTCAGATAATCAATTCTTAGCTCTGGTGTTATCTGCTTCGGTAGGTTTTTTTGTTGGTTTGCAAGATGATGCCTATAATACACGCCCATTCATTAAATTTTTAGGCCAATTTTTATGTGGCTTGATTTTAATAATCTTTGGAAATAGTATTCATTTAACGGATAATATTATACTTGATTCATTACTAACGATTTTTTGGGTAGTTGGAATCATGAATTCGATTAATATGCTGGATAATATGGACGGTATTACGGCTAGTGTTTCACTTACCATTTTAGCGGCAGTATTATTGATTAACTACTCATCTGGTGGCGGTTTTGGGCTTATTGAATGGACAATCTTGGCTACTATTGCTGCTTTAGCTGGCTTTTTGATGTTAAACTACTCACCATCAAAATTATACATGGGGGATACCGGCAGCCAATTTTTAGGAGCATTATTAGCTTTTGCGGGCATTAAATATCTTTGGAATCAGCCACTTATTAATTGTGATTTTGCTGCAATCCATCAATTATTACTTCCGGTACTTATCTTTTTAGTGCCTATAATGGACACTTCTTTTGTTTCTGTTGCGCGAATAAAGCGTGGCCAGTCTCCTTTTGTGGGCGGAAGAGACCATACAACGCACCACCTACATTATTTTGGAATTACAGAAAAATTAATACCGATTACTTTGTCTGCTATCACAATTCTATCAACCATAATAGTAATAGCAATACAACTCGCCGGTTCTCAATGGCAGATTAGTTTATACTTGTTTGGAGCTATCTTTATTATTATTGTAGTGCTAACAATGTTGTATTTTTATCAGAAAGGATTGATAATTAAGCAACAAGAAGCAGAATCCAATTATTCAAATCAAAATAACTCTACCTCTTCATTAACTTCGGCAGTGCTGAACTAA
- a CDS encoding outer membrane protein assembly factor, with protein MLSSCDNTRHLTRGQILINKDPVIRGNHFISSEILQPGIKVHSNKQIVFPKLLLTFYNFGLDLEKSRSPLKKIYKKIDPKQYYLSPAIRWFRDIIGEQPNLVDSASLAKDAKTLQSICYANGYLDATVSYKLSETIFSRNVAKTNIVYEVTENAGYIIREIKFKCSDSAVKALVSENSLLQVGNLYNESTLIQERERISQKMRDNGYFRMSAAYISYIVDTSNQLQYRKDPPPSNIFKIFQKATPEIKYLTIETILPDSQDVYHIRNVTLKINQSSLLTVDTMLVFRSDSIDDNFRKTFRIPIRKLKPAPSIYYEVNHSVFKSLNMNFLNQRILLRADERYALQNARQTQQKLQDLGILKRNILSYDVNDSLNILDVTFDMTLLPRLDIRLGAEVFQTEDKRLNSSLPGIGGNIQFRNKNLFKRAEQLNISGNGNVSFYKVNPESPIEGFYQYGGKMILTYPRLLFPIDPNKDLSKYNPITNFSFIVNNENRREFLRTSLSISTSYIWYHIPFSYKAKSIFTPINFSIVNSDLRSGFLENLNPALSKLILRDFSPRLNSFSSYYFFYTNKVQNQRFFHHTFKVGGELGGNIPFIIDWLQRLHGGGDNEIRDGKVENHYTYGQFLRLSADLRFFIPLSKTGEIVIRNMLGWARGLNFTKIVPFENRFYSGGINSVRGWQSNTLGPGRLKLDDIKYSNLVTPGGEYLFEFNVEWRQDLVSFLELAVFTDMGNVWFSKNGGFEESAGKLSAENLKLGIASGIGLRFDFSFLILRMDLGQQIFAPDLNDFVVKKLPKDIGGSRFQYNIGIGYPF; from the coding sequence ATGCTATCGTCTTGTGATAATACTCGGCACTTGACTCGTGGCCAAATTTTAATCAACAAAGACCCCGTTATTCGTGGAAATCATTTTATATCAAGTGAAATTCTACAACCCGGGATAAAAGTCCATTCAAACAAGCAAATTGTTTTTCCCAAACTGCTCTTAACGTTCTATAACTTTGGTTTAGATTTAGAAAAAAGTCGCTCTCCACTCAAAAAAATTTACAAAAAAATAGATCCTAAACAGTATTATTTATCGCCGGCTATTCGGTGGTTTCGGGATATAATAGGCGAACAGCCGAATTTAGTTGACTCTGCTTCATTAGCCAAAGATGCCAAAACACTGCAAAGTATCTGCTACGCAAACGGCTACTTAGATGCAACAGTTTCATACAAATTATCAGAAACTATTTTTAGCAGAAACGTAGCCAAAACAAATATTGTGTATGAAGTTACTGAAAATGCGGGCTACATCATTCGGGAAATAAAGTTTAAGTGTTCAGATTCAGCCGTTAAGGCTTTGGTCAGCGAAAATAGCCTTCTGCAAGTTGGAAATTTATACAACGAAAGTACGCTGATTCAAGAACGAGAACGAATATCCCAAAAAATGCGGGATAATGGTTACTTCAGAATGTCGGCAGCCTATATCAGCTACATTGTAGATACCAGCAACCAATTACAATACCGTAAAGACCCACCACCGTCAAATATTTTTAAGATATTCCAAAAAGCAACACCCGAAATAAAATATCTAACGATTGAAACTATATTGCCGGATAGCCAAGATGTTTATCATATCCGTAATGTAACCCTCAAGATAAACCAAAGCTCGTTATTAACTGTAGATACGATGCTTGTTTTTCGTTCTGATTCCATAGATGATAACTTTCGCAAGACATTTAGAATCCCTATTAGAAAGCTGAAACCTGCTCCAAGTATCTACTATGAAGTTAATCACTCTGTATTTAAGTCTCTTAATATGAATTTCTTAAATCAGCGAATTTTGCTTCGGGCAGATGAACGTTATGCTTTGCAAAATGCACGGCAGACTCAGCAAAAGCTACAAGATTTGGGGATTTTAAAGCGCAATATTTTGAGTTATGATGTTAATGATTCGCTCAATATTTTAGATGTAACATTTGATATGACCTTGCTTCCTCGTTTAGATATTCGGCTGGGTGCAGAGGTTTTTCAAACAGAAGATAAACGGCTAAACTCCAGCTTGCCCGGCATAGGAGGTAATATCCAGTTTCGCAATAAAAACCTTTTCAAAAGAGCCGAACAATTGAATATCAGCGGAAATGGCAATGTCAGCTTTTACAAAGTCAATCCAGAATCTCCAATAGAAGGGTTTTATCAATATGGCGGAAAAATGATTTTAACTTACCCCAGATTATTATTCCCGATAGACCCCAATAAAGATTTAAGCAAATATAACCCAATAACCAATTTCAGCTTTATCGTTAATAATGAAAATAGACGTGAGTTTCTCCGGACAAGCCTAAGTATCTCTACAAGCTATATTTGGTATCACATTCCATTTAGCTATAAAGCAAAAAGTATATTTACACCGATTAATTTCTCCATTGTTAATAGTGATTTACGCAGTGGATTTTTAGAAAACCTAAATCCAGCATTATCTAAATTAATTTTAAGGGATTTTTCACCCCGTTTAAACTCATTTTCGAGTTATTATTTTTTTTATACAAATAAAGTTCAGAATCAACGCTTTTTTCATCATACCTTTAAAGTTGGGGGTGAACTTGGGGGGAATATTCCGTTTATCATTGATTGGCTGCAACGGCTGCACGGAGGCGGCGATAACGAAATTCGGGATGGAAAAGTTGAAAATCACTATACTTATGGGCAGTTTTTACGCCTTAGTGCAGATTTAAGGTTCTTTATTCCGTTAAGTAAAACCGGAGAAATTGTTATCCGAAATATGTTAGGTTGGGCGCGTGGGCTGAATTTTACCAAAATAGTTCCTTTTGAGAATCGTTTTTATTCGGGGGGCATTAACTCAGTAAGAGGCTGGCAATCAAATACTTTAGGACCCGGAAGGCTTAAATTGGATGATATAAAGTACTCTAATTTAGTTACGCCCGGCGGAGAATATCTGTTTGAATTTAATGTAGAATGGCGGCAAGATTTGGTTAGTTTTTTAGAGTTAGCTGTTTTTACGGATATGGGCAATGTCTGGTTTTCTAAAAATGGGGGCTTTGAAGAAAGTGCCGGAAAACTCTCTGCCGAAAATCTAAAGCTCGGTATTGCCAGCGGTATCGGGCTGCGGTTTGACTTTTCTTTTTTAATTCTCAGGATGGATTTAGGGCAGCAAATTTTTGCCCCAGACCTAAACGATTTTGTAGTAAAAAAACTCCCCAAAGATATTGGCGGCAGCCGCTTTCAATACAACATTGGCATCGGCTATCCTTTCTAA
- a CDS encoding DUF5686 and carboxypeptidase regulatory-like domain-containing protein codes for MGFSKKIYYSIVFNILIISYLSVVYAQPQVLPKYKVSGVVIDSVTDEVMPLVPVMIAGTPTGTNTNLDGEFFFSLRNGTYIFEIKYLGYEPFRDTILVQDKDVTGLRFFLKPLSSTLEEVVITPGENPADRIVRNAIKHRRENSMDKLEAYEHDAYNKLVITLDNIKEDRLDKGLLKPIGGFLRAHAGDSAVIDTNQRYKFAIFISETISKVYYKKPGKRKEVISASQASGVENNEYNLLSSLLTEITLSANYISFLGKQFMNPVADGAFGNYKYFITGLEVTDRDTTWCIEIYPKRPFDAVFKGRMYIENKRWGVRKIDLTMNTDPNINFVEGIRIRAQADEVNGNWVTTLSDVEVNFKNDPNKVGIIGRTSSMKYNYTLNQPKDDKFFKETLEIETGAGDKQKEYWKESRRSPLEHSEQLGYNLIDTLKTKSIWTVVVNTMEFVTTGKKEFKYFSVGPYSQLFTFNVIEGPRNRVGLYTNTAFSKKWYFGGHIAYGWKDRKLKYNAEISYKLSIKPKVQVGVNRTQEIEQAGYPNFVNDGTGLMTSLLFRVPLRQMNYFTETNLRLYADIMRGLSGIFYARVRSFTPSSELDFYYSNSEGRKVHEFQNTEFGTSLRISFKESYILKGGSKVYTGSRFPQFYLDLAVGVRHYASNSRLRELHLSGGDFNYQKMALSMTDKMKLGRFGYINYTFTAGKVFGVLPYPNLYVFRGSQSYAMDPIGANLGALASVAGSNRSSTYDPVGFNLMYFYEFIADQYFVGGFDHHLEGWILNKFPLIRKLKLKEVLSLRAAYGTLTQANKDINNQTIQAPDKQPYLEAGVGIENILKILRTDFVWRLNYHNPTPPLPIRKYRYNFGIRFNLSISF; via the coding sequence GTGGGTTTTTCCAAAAAAATATATTACAGTATAGTTTTTAATATACTGATAATTAGCTATTTAAGTGTTGTTTATGCACAACCGCAAGTATTACCCAAATACAAAGTTTCCGGAGTAGTTATTGATTCTGTTACAGATGAGGTCATGCCCTTAGTTCCGGTCATGATTGCCGGCACGCCCACCGGAACTAATACCAATTTAGACGGAGAGTTTTTCTTTTCTTTACGAAACGGGACATATATTTTTGAAATAAAATATTTGGGTTATGAGCCTTTTCGTGATACTATTTTGGTTCAGGATAAAGACGTTACAGGACTTAGGTTTTTTCTGAAGCCCTTATCCAGTACGTTGGAAGAGGTCGTAATTACGCCTGGAGAAAACCCCGCAGATAGAATCGTTCGCAATGCCATTAAGCACCGGCGCGAAAATAGTATGGATAAGCTAGAAGCCTATGAACATGATGCTTACAATAAATTGGTCATTACCTTAGATAATATCAAAGAAGACCGTTTAGATAAGGGTTTATTAAAGCCAATTGGCGGTTTTTTACGCGCACACGCAGGCGATTCTGCCGTCATAGATACAAACCAACGATATAAATTTGCTATCTTTATTTCTGAAACTATCTCAAAAGTATATTACAAAAAACCGGGTAAACGAAAAGAAGTAATATCAGCCTCCCAAGCATCGGGCGTTGAAAATAATGAGTATAACCTACTTTCAAGTTTACTGACAGAGATTACGCTATCTGCTAACTATATTTCTTTTTTAGGGAAACAGTTTATGAATCCGGTTGCTGACGGAGCTTTTGGAAACTATAAATACTTTATTACCGGACTTGAAGTAACCGACCGAGACACTACTTGGTGCATCGAAATTTATCCCAAACGCCCCTTTGATGCCGTTTTTAAGGGTAGAATGTATATCGAAAACAAACGTTGGGGAGTCAGAAAAATTGACCTTACAATGAATACTGACCCGAATATTAACTTTGTAGAAGGTATTCGCATTCGCGCACAAGCTGACGAAGTAAATGGTAACTGGGTTACAACCCTAAGCGACGTAGAAGTCAATTTCAAAAACGACCCTAATAAAGTGGGCATTATCGGCCGAACTTCCTCTATGAAATATAACTATACCCTAAACCAACCCAAAGACGATAAATTTTTTAAAGAAACCCTTGAAATTGAAACCGGAGCAGGCGATAAACAAAAAGAATATTGGAAAGAAAGCAGACGTTCTCCCTTAGAACATAGTGAGCAACTTGGCTATAACTTAATTGATACCCTCAAAACAAAAAGTATCTGGACTGTTGTGGTAAACACAATGGAATTTGTTACTACCGGTAAAAAAGAATTCAAATATTTTTCAGTAGGGCCTTATTCTCAGTTATTTACTTTTAATGTAATAGAAGGTCCCCGAAACAGGGTTGGGCTTTATACCAATACTGCTTTTTCTAAAAAATGGTATTTTGGCGGGCACATCGCTTATGGCTGGAAAGATAGGAAGCTCAAATATAATGCTGAGATAAGCTATAAGCTTTCCATAAAACCCAAAGTTCAGGTAGGGGTAAATCGCACCCAAGAAATAGAGCAAGCCGGCTACCCTAACTTCGTTAATGATGGCACAGGTTTAATGACATCTCTACTTTTTAGGGTTCCTCTTCGGCAGATGAATTACTTTACAGAAACGAATCTGCGTTTATATGCAGATATTATGCGTGGTTTATCTGGAATCTTTTATGCTCGAGTACGTAGCTTCACGCCTTCTTCCGAGTTGGATTTTTACTATTCAAATTCCGAAGGCAGAAAAGTCCATGAATTTCAAAACACAGAGTTCGGAACATCTTTAAGGATCTCATTCAAAGAAAGTTATATCTTGAAAGGCGGCAGCAAAGTTTATACAGGTTCAAGATTCCCGCAATTTTACTTAGATTTAGCTGTTGGGGTTCGGCATTATGCTTCAAATTCAAGGTTACGTGAACTGCATTTATCCGGTGGCGATTTTAATTACCAGAAAATGGCGCTATCCATGACTGATAAGATGAAATTAGGCCGTTTTGGATATATTAACTATACTTTTACAGCCGGAAAAGTCTTTGGGGTGTTGCCTTATCCTAATTTGTATGTATTTCGCGGCAGCCAGTCTTATGCTATGGATCCTATTGGGGCAAATCTGGGCGCACTTGCATCTGTTGCCGGCTCCAATCGTTCCAGCACCTACGATCCGGTAGGGTTTAATTTAATGTATTTTTATGAGTTTATTGCTGACCAATACTTTGTTGGCGGCTTTGACCACCACCTTGAAGGGTGGATTCTGAATAAGTTTCCGTTAATCCGAAAACTGAAACTTAAAGAGGTACTATCCCTCCGAGCTGCCTACGGAACTTTAACACAAGCTAACAAAGACATTAATAATCAGACGATTCAGGCTCCTGATAAACAGCCTTATTTGGAAGCCGGTGTCGGAATTGAAAATATCTTAAAAATCTTACGTACCGATTTTGTGTGGCGTTTAAACTACCACAATCCTACCCCGCCATTACCAATACGTAAGTATCGGTATAATTTCGGTATTCGATTCAACCTTTCCATCAGTTTTTAG
- the mazG gene encoding nucleoside triphosphate pyrophosphohydrolase, giving the protein MEETLTQNSAHPFFKLKNILDELREKCPWDKVQTWQTLRPLTLEEVFELNDSLLAEDAPAVCEELGDILLHILFYAKIAAEQQQFTIENVLTNLCNKLISRHPHIYGTVQVANEAEVKQNWEQLKLKEGKKSVLAGVPDGMPSVLKAWRIQEKAAAIGFDWPNANGALEKIHEELSEIQVAINEQKTEHLEAEVGDLLFAAINYARLLNINPDTALEKTNKKFKQRFQWMETQSLEQGKTLKELTLSEMEELWQESKH; this is encoded by the coding sequence ATGGAAGAAACTTTAACCCAAAACTCTGCACATCCGTTCTTTAAGTTAAAAAACATTCTTGATGAACTTCGTGAAAAATGCCCTTGGGATAAAGTGCAAACATGGCAAACCCTCAGACCCTTAACTTTGGAAGAGGTTTTTGAACTCAATGACTCACTACTTGCCGAAGATGCTCCCGCTGTGTGTGAAGAACTTGGAGACATATTGCTCCATATCTTATTTTATGCCAAAATAGCCGCAGAACAGCAACAGTTTACCATAGAAAACGTCTTAACAAACCTATGTAACAAATTGATTTCAAGGCACCCACATATATACGGAACAGTTCAGGTAGCAAACGAAGCAGAAGTAAAGCAAAATTGGGAGCAACTGAAACTGAAAGAGGGGAAAAAATCTGTTTTAGCCGGAGTTCCAGACGGAATGCCCTCAGTGCTAAAAGCATGGCGCATTCAAGAAAAAGCCGCAGCTATCGGCTTCGACTGGCCAAATGCAAATGGCGCATTAGAAAAAATCCATGAAGAACTATCCGAAATTCAAGTAGCTATAAATGAACAAAAAACAGAACACTTAGAAGCGGAAGTCGGAGATTTATTATTCGCAGCCATCAACTATGCCAGACTCCTGAATATCAACCCAGACACCGCCTTAGAAAAAACAAACAAAAAGTTTAAGCAACGCTTTCAGTGGATGGAGACCCAATCATTAGAACAAGGAAAAACACTTAAAGAGCTTACTCTAAGTGAAATGGAAGAGCTTTGGCAAGAATCTAAACACTGA
- the paaA gene encoding 1,2-phenylacetyl-CoA epoxidase subunit A produces MYGNISIVELENYGKQPHEEDQTKLAEFETRISKGEKIEPKDWMPYEYRRQLLRMIEQHAHSEIIGALPEGTWITRAPNFKRKLALMAKVQDEVGHAQLLYAAAETLGKSREEMINDLLSGKSKYSNVFNYPAVTWADSAVIAWLIDAGAIINQVINSKGSYGPYCRALERICYEESFHLKYGHDNCVHLATGTPKQRQMLQEALTRWWPPVMHFFGPPDKISQHTQTLMKWQLKLASNDSMRQEFLNTYVPKIGELSLTIPDPNLKKDAQTGVWTYTEPDWEEFMRVINGDGPCNKERIAVRRMAEERGRWVRNALKIPQEKYVAPLA; encoded by the coding sequence ATGTACGGAAATATAAGTATCGTTGAATTGGAAAATTATGGGAAACAACCCCATGAAGAAGACCAGACCAAGTTAGCTGAATTTGAAACCAGAATAAGCAAGGGAGAAAAAATTGAACCCAAAGATTGGATGCCTTATGAATATCGCCGACAATTGTTGCGAATGATAGAACAACACGCTCATTCTGAGATAATTGGAGCATTACCCGAAGGCACATGGATAACTCGCGCACCCAACTTTAAACGTAAATTAGCTCTAATGGCTAAAGTTCAGGATGAAGTAGGCCATGCGCAACTCCTGTATGCGGCTGCTGAAACACTTGGAAAATCCAGAGAAGAAATGATTAACGACTTATTATCCGGAAAATCCAAGTATTCTAATGTTTTCAACTATCCGGCAGTTACTTGGGCAGATTCTGCCGTTATAGCTTGGCTCATTGACGCAGGAGCTATTATCAATCAAGTGATTAACTCCAAAGGCTCCTATGGTCCATATTGCCGTGCCTTAGAAAGAATTTGCTATGAAGAATCTTTTCATTTAAAATATGGCCATGATAATTGTGTGCATTTAGCTACCGGTACTCCCAAGCAGCGACAGATGCTTCAAGAAGCTCTAACCCGCTGGTGGCCACCGGTTATGCACTTTTTTGGCCCGCCCGATAAAATATCCCAGCATACCCAAACACTCATGAAATGGCAACTCAAATTGGCCTCTAACGACTCCATGCGCCAAGAATTTCTGAACACATACGTCCCCAAAATAGGAGAATTGAGCTTAACTATCCCTGACCCAAATCTAAAAAAAGATGCTCAAACTGGTGTTTGGACTTATACTGAACCTGACTGGGAGGAGTTTATGCGCGTTATCAATGGAGATGGCCCCTGCAATAAAGAACGTATTGCAGTGCGCCGAATGGCAGAAGAACGCGGAAGATGGGTGAGAAATGCCCTCAAAATCCCACAAGAAAAATACGTAGCTCCACTTGCCTAA
- the preA gene encoding NAD-dependent dihydropyrimidine dehydrogenase subunit PreA has product MVDISVNFAGIQSPNPFWLASAPPTNSGYQVMKAFDKGWGGAVWKTLGVPIINVSSRYGGFNYRGTRLVGLNNIELISDRPLSVNLREIEEVKKHFPNHAVIASLMVNTREEWHQIVKDAQNAGADGLELNFGCPHGMCERGMGSAVGQEPKVLKTIVGWVMEVARIPVIVKLTPNISDITEPAAAAKEAGANAISLINTIQSIINVDIDHFVPTPTVDGLSTNGGYCGPAVKPIALNMVKNCALDPAVNLPISGIGGIETWRDAVEYILLGSGTVQVCTAVMHHGFGIIDDLTSGLKNYMTQKGFSKIADFQGKALTNVKDWGQLNLNYKIVANINPEKCIGCQLCYIACEDGAHQAIALQEGTRIPIIQEENCVGCNLCSLVCPVENCITMIRKDDPSIQPETWQHKAATNQIPTTFEDTKAGGNGHHVPEPAQALTHLKKQKIWKKL; this is encoded by the coding sequence ATGGTAGATATATCGGTAAACTTTGCGGGCATACAGTCTCCCAATCCTTTTTGGTTGGCTTCTGCGCCCCCCACAAATTCGGGATATCAGGTAATGAAAGCCTTTGATAAGGGCTGGGGAGGGGCTGTCTGGAAAACGCTTGGTGTTCCAATTATCAATGTTTCAAGTAGATATGGGGGCTTTAATTATAGAGGGACTCGCTTAGTTGGGCTGAATAATATTGAGTTGATTTCAGACAGGCCATTATCGGTAAATCTACGGGAGATAGAAGAAGTAAAAAAGCACTTTCCGAACCATGCCGTTATTGCGTCATTGATGGTTAATACCCGTGAAGAGTGGCATCAAATTGTTAAAGATGCTCAAAATGCGGGTGCAGACGGCTTAGAACTCAACTTTGGCTGTCCGCATGGTATGTGCGAACGCGGAATGGGTTCAGCCGTTGGCCAAGAACCCAAAGTACTAAAAACGATAGTTGGCTGGGTAATGGAAGTAGCTCGGATTCCGGTTATCGTTAAACTGACACCCAATATTTCAGATATTACCGAGCCGGCTGCTGCCGCCAAAGAAGCCGGCGCAAACGCCATCTCGCTCATCAACACAATTCAAAGCATCATAAATGTTGATATAGATCATTTTGTGCCTACTCCTACCGTAGATGGGCTTAGCACAAACGGAGGCTATTGCGGCCCTGCTGTTAAGCCAATTGCGCTAAATATGGTCAAAAACTGCGCCTTAGACCCTGCTGTGAACCTCCCTATATCCGGAATCGGCGGAATAGAAACATGGCGAGATGCCGTTGAATATATCCTGCTGGGATCCGGAACCGTTCAAGTTTGTACCGCCGTTATGCACCACGGATTCGGAATCATTGATGATTTAACATCCGGCTTGAAAAACTATATGACCCAAAAAGGATTCAGTAAAATAGCTGATTTTCAAGGAAAAGCATTAACTAATGTGAAAGACTGGGGGCAACTTAACCTAAACTATAAAATTGTAGCCAACATTAATCCTGAAAAATGTATTGGCTGCCAGCTATGCTACATTGCTTGCGAAGACGGAGCACACCAAGCTATTGCCCTGCAAGAAGGCACCCGAATCCCCATTATCCAAGAAGAAAACTGCGTAGGCTGTAACTTATGTTCCTTAGTTTGCCCTGTCGAAAATTGTATCACCATGATACGCAAAGATGACCCAAGTATTCAACCCGAAACATGGCAACATAAAGCCGCAACGAACCAAATACCAACTACCTTTGAAGATACTAAAGCCGGAGGAAACGGCCACCACGTTCCTGAACCCGCCCAAGCATTAACACACCTTAAAAAACAAAAAATATGGAAGAAACTTTAA
- the deoC gene encoding deoxyribose-phosphate aldolase: MKWKSFGKNLNTDYFGIISVEVLKNAQIDLMLLRADVIEPEIDLLCSTANLNRYGFVCIPPSFTQIARNYLADTDVCVCTVISFPMGYVSNQVKLLEISDAIENGAHEIEVMLNLGNIHANNWKSVESEILSFKKLTDDEDIALTIIIELDLWDDLKLKHLCQISKNTEVDFIKTSTDTLQTTINPQKIELLAQYLDKNIGIKACGKILTRENATACIEAGAVRICSSFSL; this comes from the coding sequence GTGAAATGGAAGAGCTTTGGCAAGAATCTAAACACTGATTATTTTGGAATTATTTCTGTGGAAGTGTTAAAAAACGCGCAGATAGACTTGATGTTACTTCGGGCTGACGTTATAGAACCGGAAATAGATTTGCTATGTAGCACCGCAAACCTAAACCGCTACGGCTTCGTTTGTATCCCGCCAAGTTTTACCCAAATTGCCCGAAACTACCTCGCTGATACTGACGTTTGTGTCTGCACAGTAATCTCTTTCCCAATGGGTTACGTTTCTAACCAAGTTAAATTATTAGAAATATCTGATGCTATCGAAAACGGAGCACACGAAATAGAGGTCATGCTGAACTTAGGAAATATCCATGCTAATAACTGGAAATCTGTAGAATCAGAAATCTTGTCTTTTAAAAAATTAACCGATGATGAAGATATTGCATTAACAATTATCATTGAACTTGATTTATGGGACGATCTAAAACTAAAACATCTCTGCCAAATTTCAAAAAATACCGAAGTCGATTTTATCAAAACCTCTACCGATACCCTGCAAACAACTATTAACCCACAAAAAATAGAGTTGCTTGCGCAGTATTTAGATAAAAATATTGGTATAAAAGCCTGCGGAAAAATCCTAACCAGAGAGAACGCCACCGCCTGTATCGAAGCCGGAGCCGTAAGAATATGCAGTAGCTTTTCGTTGTGA